Proteins encoded together in one Impatiens glandulifera chromosome 1, dImpGla2.1, whole genome shotgun sequence window:
- the LOC124922484 gene encoding mitochondrial uncoupling protein 5-like, which produces MGLKGFVEGGIASIVAGCSTHPLDLIKVRMQLQGESNINPNPSTVRPPKMGPIAVGFQIIRQDGVKSLFSGVSATVLRQTMYSTTRMGLYDIMKNKWTDKESGNLSLHLKITAGLIAGGIGAAVGNPADLAMVRMQADGRLPLEQRRNYKSAIDAITQMTKNEGITSLWRGSGLTVNRAMLVTASQLSSYDQIKESILKKGLMKDGIGTHVTASFSAGFVAAVVSNPVDVIKTRVMTMKVEEGKAPPYNGAVDCLMKTVRSEGLMALYKGFIPTISRQGPFTIVLFVTLEQVRKLLKDF; this is translated from the coding sequence ATGGGTCTCAAAGGATTCGTCGAAGGAGGCATTGCTTCAATCGTCGCCGGTTGCAGCACTCACCCACTTGATCTAATCAAAGTCCGAATGCAATTACAAGGCGAATCTAACATAAACCCTAATCCATCAACTGTCCGTCCACCTAAAATGGGTCCAATCGCCGTCGGATTTCAAATCATCCGACAAGACGGAGTTAAATCACTATTCTCCGGCGTATCCGCCACCGTTCTCCGACAAACCATGTATTCAACAACCCGAATGGGTTTATACGATATTATGAAAAACAAATGGACAGATAAAGAATCTGGTAATCTCTCACTTCATCTGAAAATAACAGCCGGTTTAATCGCCGGCGGAATTGGCGCCGCCGTTGGTAACCCAGCTGATTTAGCGATGGTTAGAATGCAAGCAGATGGTCGTCTTCCTTTAGAACAACGTCGGAATTACAAAAGCGCGATTGATGCGATTACTCAGATGACAAAGAACGAAGGTATTACTTCTTTATGGCGTGGATCAGGGCTAACTGTGAATCGGGCTATGCTTGTTACGGCATCGCAGTTATCATCTTATGATCAGATTAAGGAAAGTATATTGAAGAAAGGGTTGATGAAAGATGGGATTGGTACCCATGTGACGGCGAGTTTTTCTGCCGGATTTGTGGCGGCGGTGGTTTCTAATCCAGTGGATGTGATAAAAACTAGGGTTATGACTATGAAAGTTGAAGAGGGAAAAGCACCGCCTTATAATGGAGCCGTTGATTGTTTGATGAAGACGGTTAGATCTGAAGGGTTGATGGCTTTGTATAAGGGTTTTATTCCGACCATATCTAGACAAGGACCGTTTACTATTGTGCTCTTTGTTACACTGGAACAGGTCCGTAAGTTGCTTAAGGATTtctag